The Apium graveolens cultivar Ventura chromosome 11, ASM990537v1, whole genome shotgun sequence genome has a window encoding:
- the LOC141698529 gene encoding uncharacterized protein LOC141698529, whose translation MAHIRVWNAMKAFDPDLKPYITTDLKFQTPHAYWSDSYRSSITLMNKGIEREYNKISNILTAVDLSCNKFTGEIPESFGSLGVLQLLNLFNNVLTGQIPSSLGNLRQLESLDLSQNKLSGVIPQQLAAQLTFLAFFNVSCNLLSGRIPQGPQFRTFDSSSFISNSRLCGFPLPNNCMTVGSPTDDVHDNDEDEDDSNDNNLPSGFDPILAGVVSGLVVGIVMGNILMDKHTWAIDGIVQNFGGTQKNRRRQKRQNIRN comes from the coding sequence ATGGCTCATATCCGAGTTTGGAATGCAATGAAAGCTTTTGATCCAGACTTGAAACCATATATAACCACAGATTTAAAGTTTCAAACCCCGCATGCATATTGGAGTGATTCATATCGTAGCTCGATTACTCTTATGAACAAGGGTATAGAGAGAGAGTACAATAAGATTTCAAACATTTTAACTGCTGTCGACCTCTCATGCAACAAATTCACGGGGGAGATTCCAGAATCTTTTGGAAGCTTAGGGGTGCTTCAGTTGCTCAATCTTTTCAACAATGTGCTTACTGGTCAAATTCCTTCATCCCTAGGGAACCTCAGACAACTTGAATCATTGGATCTTTCACAGAACAAGCTCTCAGGAGTGATACCTCAACAATTAGCAGCACAACTTACTTTCCTTGCATTCTTCAATGTCTCTTGCAACCTCCTAAGTGGTCGTATACCACAGGGTCCACAATTTAGGACATTCGACAGCAGTTCTTTCATCTCGAACTCTAGACTCTGTGGATTCCCCTTACCTAATAATTGTATGACTGTTGGGTCACCAACAGATGATGTCCATgacaatgatgaagatgaggatgatTCTAATGATAATAACTTGCCAAGTGGATTCGACCCCATATTAGCAGGAGTTGTAAGTGGGCTTGTAGTTGGAATTGTTATGGGAAATATTTTAATGGATAAACACACCTGGGCAATTGATGGCATTGTCCAGAACTTTGGAGGGACGCAGAAGAACAGGAGGAGACAGAAGAGGCAGAACATTCGGAATTAG
- the LOC141695761 gene encoding GDSL esterase/lipase At1g58430-like, which yields MQTPLLFFLAALPAFQINTITCHGNEDFPNITTVLVFGDSSVDTGNNNYLPTFAKANHNPYGQNFPGQVPTGRFSDGKLVPDFLVSELGIKETIPPFLQPNLSNFELISGVNFASAGAGYDDFTGSIFDVIPLSQQTGYVRQYFEKLVSIVGEKEARMIMSRALVVISAGTNDFLFNYYTVPTRKLQFNISSYQNFVQTRLKNFVKELYSLGLRIMVVSGLPPIGCLPFQRALERLVIKECIQDQNWDSQSYNDKLKKLLQIIQNDLKGSKILYSDIYDPVMKMINNPQEYGFAETRRGCCGTGIFLETGPFCIATSSMCSNSSKYLFFDSVHPGQEAYQFIFKYSYGRLLQQYFKNLTYEDHYMHERKYSLQ from the exons ATGCAAACCCCCCTTCTCTTCTTCTTGGCTGCACTTCCTGCTTTCCAAATCAATACCATCACCTGTCATGGTAATGAAGATTTTCCTAATATTACTACTGTCTTAGTTTTCGGAGATTCATCTGTCGACACAGGAAACAACAATTACCTACCTACCTTTGCAAAGGCAAACCACAATCCATATGGTCAAAATTTTCCAGGACAAGTTCCCACAGGCAGGTTTTCGGATGGAAAACTAGTTCCTGATTTTCTAGTCTCAGAACTAGGAATCAAGGAGACAATTCCACCATTCCTGCAACCAAATTTATCAAATTTTGAATTGATCTCTGGTGTAAACTTCGCCTCAGCTGGAGCTGGATACGATGATTTTACAGGTTCAATATTTGACGTGATCCCCTTGTCGCAACAAACTGGGTACGTGAGGCAATATTTTGAGAAACTTGTGAGCATTGTAGGGGAAAAAGAGGCTCGGATGATAATGAGTAGAGCATTGGTTGTAATTAGTGCGGGGACTAATGATTTTCTTTTTAACTATTATACTGTGCCAACAAGAAAGCTTCAGTTCAATATCAGCAGTTACCAGAACTTTGTGCAGACAAGGCTCAAAAACTTTGTGAAGGAACTGTACAGTCTTGGACTGCGGATCATGGTTGTATCAGGGCTTCCTCCTATAGGCTGCTTGCCATTTCAAAGGGCTCTAGAGAGGCTGGTTATCAAAGAATGTATACAGGATCAAAATTGGGATTCTCAATCATATAATGACAAGCTCAAAAAATTATTGCAGATTATACAAAATGATCTCAAAGGGAGTAAAATTCTTTATTCTGATATCTACGACCCAGTAATGAAGATGATTAACAATCCGCAGGAATATG GTTTTGCGGAAACAAGAAGGGGGTGTTGTGGGACAGGAATATTTCTGGAAACAGGACCGTTCTGTATTGCAACATCTTCAATGTGTTCAAACTCTTCAAAATACTTGTTCTTTGATAGTGTTCACCCCGGGCAAGAAGCATATCAGTTCATATTCAAGTACTCGTATGGAAGACTACTTCAGCAATATTTCAAGAACTTGACCTATGAAGACCACTACATGCATGAAAGAAAATATAGTCTGCAGTAA
- the LOC141695760 gene encoding cation/H(+) antiporter 15-like encodes MYGLSRGKRESFSPFSIFISRIPMSTKGQHCSSIHVSHHLQNAANLSRSSPARSDGVAPEMSHVCSYMDHANSKGIWFGDNPLLFYVPSLLLQLSLINVVTKCFHFFLKPLGQPAIISQILAGVFLGPSVLGQSTTFLTNVFPNETRVVLETAAAFAFMLFIFLIGVKVDPTMVFRTGKQPLIIGILAIFVPYGLSNFVAFLLQKHVYLDQETFEALPFIVAVQCMTAFPVVACFLDDLKILNSEIGRLASSSSIICDVCNWGIMMINYTARLADRKSFRITIGSFFSTVLFLVAILYGIRPAALWAVRRTPEGRPVKEIYICAVLVTLMICGFIGELIGITAFGGSLALGLVIPDGPPLGAALEEKLDSFVHVFMPLFFAVSGLETNFSAIKHMEHVGVIQLLACVSIVGKVLGTVLPPLFLRIPVRDALSLALIMNTKGIAELGFMIQMKHMNQLTEEPYTVMVISVVVITGVISPIIKVLYDPSRRYLAYRRRTILHLRRNEELRILTCLHSPETVQAVISLLQASNATKESPITIVVLHLVKLVGRSSSLLVAHRQHEKSSSKRTQSEQIFSAFKKFEQLNVGRVFLNNTFKGISPYATMHNDVCSLALEKRSILIIVPFHKQYIYGETVETSSALENLNKKVLDKAPCSVGVLIDRVKQKNPRYILSEQLLQKVAVIFFGGADDREALAYGQRMSENPSIQVNLIRFITSDSENVVGGKERSKMLDAKILSDFKHSAKTTSCKQVSYQEEEVSSGKDVVALTRSVGDANDLVLVGRRHGESDIMHQLKEWRDRGELGAVGEILASPEHNCAASVLVLQQQTKLWGLQDPEESTHLRKCDL; translated from the exons ATGTATGGTTTGTCTAGGGGAAAAAGGGAAAGCTTTTCACCTTTCTCTATCTTCATCTCCCGAATTCCCATGTCTACCAAAGGGCAACATTGCTCCTCCATTCATGTCTCTCATCATCTTCAAAATGCTGCTAACCTATCTCGATCTTCACCTGCCCGCAGTGACGGTGTGGCTCCTGAGATGTCCCACGTTTGTTCATATATGGATCATGCAAATTCTAAGGGTATCTGGTTTGGAGACAACCCTCTTTTGTTCTATGTTCCTTCACTTTTGTTGCAGCTCTCTCTTATCAATGTTGTCACCAAGTGTTTTCACTTTTTTCTCAAACCTCTTGGCCAACCTGCTATCATTTCTCAGATTCTT GCTGGTGTCTTTCTAGGTCCTTCAGTACTTGGGCAGAGTACAACATTCTTAACTAATGTGTTTCCAAATGAAACTAGGGTGGTACTAGAGACTGCTGCAGCGTTTGCTTTCATGCTCTTTATCTTCTTAATTGGAGTCAAAGTTGATCCAACAATGGTTTTTAGAACAGGGAAACAACCTTTAATCATAGGAATTCTCGCGATCTTTGTTCCCTATGGGCTTTCTAATTTCGTAGCATTCCTTCTCCAGAAGCATGTGTATCTAGACCAGGAAACCTTTGAAGCCCTACCATTTATTGTTGCGGTGCAGTGTATGACAGCATTTCCTGTTGTTGCTTGCTTTCTGGATGACCTAAAGATTCTTAACTCAGAGATTGGACGTCTAGCATCTTCGTCTTCCATTATCTGTGATGTCTGCAATTGGGGTATCATGATGATAAATTATACTGCTAGGCTTGCTGACAGGAAATCATTCAGGATAACCATAGGATCTTTTTTCTCAACTGTCTTGTTTCTAGTTGCCATATTGTATGGAATTCGTCCTGCAGCCTTGTGGGCGGTTAGACGTACCCCAGAAGGGAGGCCTGTGAAGGAGATTTATATTTGTGCTGTTCTTGTTACTCTAATGATTTGTGGGTTTATTGGCGAACTTATTGGAATCACTGCTTTTGGTGGATCTTTGGCTTTGGGATTAGTTATCCCGGATGGGCCACCACTGGGAGCTGCACTAGAGGAAAAACTTGATAGCTTTGTCCATGTATTCATGCCACTGTTTTTTGCTGTTTCCGGATTAGAAACCAATTTTTCAGCCATAAAGCACATGGAACATGTAGGTGTTATTCAGTTGCTTGCATGTGTTTCGATTGTTGGAAAGGTTTTGGGGACTGTATTGCCCCCTCTTTTTCTCAGGATACCAGTTCGAGACGCCCTTTCTCTTGCCCTCATCATGAACACTAAAGGCATAGCTGAACTTGGTTTCATGATTCAAATGAAACATATGAAT CAATTGACAGAAGAACCATATACCGTTATGGTAATCTCAGTGGTTGTAATAACAGGCGTAATCTCTCCTATCATAAAGGTCCTGTATGATCCTTCAAGAAGGTACCTTGCTTACAGGAGGAGGACTATCTTGCACCTCAGACGAAATGAAGAACTTCGTATACTTACTTGCCTACACTCTCCGGAAACTGTTCAAGCAGTAATAAGCCTCCTCCAAGCATCTAATGCAACAAAAGAGAGCCCAATTACTATTGTTGTTCTCCACCTTGTTAAGCTCGTTGGTCGTTCCAGTTCTCTACTTGTCGCACACAGGCAACACGAAAAGTCTTCGTCAAAACGTACACAATCAGAACAAATATTCTCTGCATTCAAAAAGTTTGAACAATTAAACGTTGGCCGTGTTTTTTTAAATAATACTTTTAAAGGAATTTCGCCTTATGCGACAATGCACAATGATGTCTGCTCCCTCGCCCTTGAAAAGAGATCAATTCTTATTATCGTCCCTTTCCACAAGCAGTATATATACGGGGAAACAGTAGAAACCTCTTCTGCTTTGGAGAACTTGAACAAAAAGGTTCTGGATAAGGCTCCTTGCTCTGTCGGGGTCCTAATCGATCGTGTAAAACAAAAGAACCCAAGATACATTTTGTCAGAGCAGTTGTTACAGAAAGTAGCTGTGATCTTCTTTGGAGGTGCAGATGATAGAGAAGCACTAGCATACGGACAACGCATGTCAGAAAACCCCAGTATCCAGGTCAACCTAATTCGATTCAttacttcagattctgaaaatgtTGTGGGAGGTAAAGAACGAAGTAAGATGCTTGATGCTAAAATCTTGAGTGACTTCAAGCATAGCGCTAAAACTACGAGCTGCAAACAAGTTTCGTACCAAGAGGAGGAGGTGTCAAGTGGTAAGGATGTGGTTGCTTTGACAAGATCAGTAGGTGATGCTAATGATCTTGTCTTGGTTGGTAGGCGTCATGGGGAGTCAGACATAATGCATCAGCTAAAGGAATGGAGGGATAGGGGAGAGTTGGGGGCAGTGGGAGAAATACTTGCTTCTCCTGAACATAACTGTGCGGCTTCTGTTTTGGTACTGCAACAGCAAACGAAACTATGGGGATTGCAGGACCCCGAGGAGTCGACACACTTAAGAAAATGTGATTTGTAG